A genomic window from Dehalococcoidia bacterium includes:
- a CDS encoding DUF2905 domain-containing protein, with product MGLEGAGKWLMLMGLALAAVGGLIWLGSKVPFLGRLPGDILIHKGNFTFYFPLITSLVVSLLLTILVNLVLRILR from the coding sequence ATGGGTTTGGAAGGGGCGGGCAAGTGGCTCATGTTGATGGGGCTAGCCCTGGCCGCCGTGGGGGGCCTCATCTGGCTGGGGAGCAAGGTGCCCTTCCTGGGGCGCCTGCCGGGGGATATCCTCATCCATAAGGGCAACTTCACCTTTTACTTTCCCCTCATCACCAGCCTGGTGGTGAGCCTGCTCCTGACCATCCTGGTGAACCTGGTGCTGCGTATCCTCCGTTGA
- a CDS encoding zinc-binding dehydrogenase — MLACVKTDIGKVETVDVPKPKAGPGEIVVRTTMTTICGTDMHFLDEFPNDVLGGLFPGVLLPQGLPMGHEGVGIVEEVGPGVTRFREGDRVVASCLVGCGRCLECLRGETNICTGGGRVLFGCQAEYFVVPNADVNATKVPEGVADEMALLASDIMSTGFGAIERAGIRAGDSVAIFAQGPVGLCATAAARALGAGLIITVESIPERIEMSKRLGANVVINPKEKNPVQEILSLTDNRGVDIAVEAVGTQATFEAATQVVRRGGTVSSIGVYGLLPQVSMPTFTPTQSFLHRRIVTTLCPSGWERLDHLLSLARWGRLDLSVLFTHRMGLQDIPRAYEMFRNKEEGVLKIAITP; from the coding sequence ATGCTGGCGTGCGTCAAGACGGACATAGGCAAGGTGGAGACAGTGGACGTTCCCAAGCCTAAGGCGGGGCCAGGAGAGATCGTCGTTCGCACTACCATGACCACCATCTGCGGCACCGACATGCATTTCTTGGACGAGTTCCCCAACGACGTTTTGGGTGGCCTCTTCCCTGGCGTCCTCCTGCCCCAAGGTCTGCCCATGGGCCACGAGGGCGTGGGCATAGTGGAGGAGGTGGGGCCTGGGGTGACCCGCTTCCGGGAGGGGGACCGCGTGGTGGCCTCCTGTCTTGTGGGGTGTGGCCGTTGCCTGGAATGCCTGCGTGGGGAGACCAATATCTGCACTGGCGGCGGGCGCGTCCTTTTCGGCTGCCAGGCCGAGTATTTCGTGGTGCCCAACGCTGACGTCAACGCCACCAAGGTGCCCGAGGGAGTGGCCGATGAGATGGCCCTCCTGGCCAGCGACATCATGTCCACGGGATTTGGGGCCATCGAGAGAGCAGGCATAAGGGCTGGGGACTCGGTGGCCATCTTCGCCCAGGGGCCTGTGGGCCTGTGCGCCACCGCCGCCGCCCGCGCCTTGGGGGCAGGCCTCATCATCACCGTGGAGTCCATACCCGAGCGGATAGAGATGTCCAAGCGCCTTGGCGCCAACGTGGTCATCAACCCCAAGGAAAAGAACCCCGTCCAGGAGATCCTGTCCCTGACGGATAACCGGGGGGTGGACATCGCCGTGGAGGCGGTGGGCACCCAGGCCACCTTCGAGGCAGCTACCCAAGTGGTGCGGCGTGGGGGCACCGTCTCGAGCATCGGTGTCTACGGGCTCCTGCCCCAGGTGTCCATGCCCACCTTCACCCCCACCCAGTCCTTCCTCCACCGCCGCATCGTCACCACCCTCTGCCCTTCGGGCTGGGAGCGCCTGGACCATCTGCTGTCCCTGGCCCGCTGGGGGCGATTGGACCTCTCCGTCCTCTTCACCCATCGTATGGGGCTGCAGGACATACCACGGGCCTACGAGATGTTCCGCAACAAGGAGGAGGGGGTCCTCAAGATCGCCATCACCCCTTGA
- the larE gene encoding ATP-dependent sacrificial sulfur transferase LarE, protein MEGLARLQRIVADMGSVLVAFSGGVDSTLVAAVAHQVLGERALAVTAVSPSVPAREVAEAMSLARTLGLRHEVIHTREMERPQYVANSPMRCFYCKDELYSTLVAMARQRGLAWVADGTNADDVSDFRPGLEAARHHGVRSPLLEAGLSKADVRHLSRALGLPNWDKPPSPCLASRIPYGTPVTLETLRQIEEGEDFLRSLGVEIIRLRHHGTIARIETDPQGMAVIMAHRQEVVERLQALGFRYVTLDLAGYRQGSFNPPPV, encoded by the coding sequence ATGGAAGGGCTGGCACGCCTGCAGCGCATCGTGGCCGACATGGGATCGGTGCTGGTGGCCTTCTCCGGGGGCGTGGACAGCACCCTGGTGGCCGCTGTAGCCCACCAAGTGCTAGGGGAGCGGGCCCTGGCCGTAACCGCCGTCTCCCCCTCCGTGCCGGCCCGGGAGGTGGCCGAGGCGATGTCCTTAGCGCGTACCCTGGGCCTTCGCCACGAGGTCATCCATACGCGGGAGATGGAGCGGCCACAGTACGTGGCCAACTCCCCTATGCGTTGCTTTTATTGCAAGGACGAGCTGTACTCCACCCTGGTGGCCATGGCCCGCCAGCGGGGGCTGGCCTGGGTGGCCGATGGCACCAACGCCGACGACGTGTCCGACTTCCGCCCTGGCCTGGAGGCCGCCCGCCACCACGGGGTGCGCAGCCCCCTCTTAGAGGCCGGCCTGAGCAAGGCTGATGTCCGCCACTTGTCCCGCGCCCTGGGCCTGCCCAATTGGGATAAGCCCCCCTCCCCTTGCCTGGCCTCCCGTATCCCTTACGGCACCCCTGTCACCTTAGAGACCCTGCGCCAGATCGAGGAGGGGGAGGATTTCCTGCGGTCCCTGGGCGTGGAGATCATAAGGCTACGCCATCACGGCACCATCGCCCGCATCGAGACAGACCCCCAGGGGATGGCGGTCATCATGGCCCACCGCCAGGAGGTGGTGGAGAGGTTACAGGCCTTGGGTTTTCGTTACGTCACCTTAGACTTGGCGGGCTACCGCCAGGGGAGCTTTAATCCGCCTCCGGTGTGA
- a CDS encoding PHP domain-containing protein: MGSILDLHVHTTLGSWDSSLRPERLEDAMRRVGLTGVATTEHLRPWPHEEARRFQEETGLFLLAAREWETDMGHIISLGLPQEVQGIWRAEDLRKVADQYGALLIIAHPFRYFPGPSSLLFGNIRDAGRMTVEQLAQHPVFHLADAIEVLNGGCVEWENMMAYRVARYLGKPMVASSDAHSFTEVGRFATIFQAPIFTVKDLLRELRMGKCQPAVRRDGTLVPFTPEAD; the protein is encoded by the coding sequence ATGGGCAGCATCCTAGACCTGCACGTCCATACTACCCTGGGCTCTTGGGACTCATCCCTCAGGCCTGAGCGGCTGGAGGACGCCATGCGGCGGGTGGGGCTGACAGGGGTGGCCACCACCGAGCACTTGCGCCCCTGGCCCCACGAGGAGGCCCGGCGCTTCCAGGAGGAGACGGGCCTCTTCCTCTTGGCGGCCCGAGAATGGGAGACGGATATGGGCCACATCATATCCCTGGGGCTGCCGCAGGAGGTACAGGGCATATGGCGGGCGGAGGATCTGCGCAAGGTGGCTGACCAATATGGGGCCCTCCTTATCATCGCCCATCCCTTTCGCTATTTCCCTGGGCCCTCCAGCCTCCTCTTCGGCAATATCAGAGATGCCGGACGTATGACGGTGGAGCAGCTGGCACAGCACCCCGTCTTTCACCTTGCGGATGCCATCGAGGTATTGAACGGGGGATGTGTGGAGTGGGAGAACATGATGGCCTACAGGGTGGCCCGTTACCTGGGCAAGCCCATGGTGGCATCCAGCGACGCCCATTCCTTCACCGAAGTGGGGCGGTTTGCTACCATCTTCCAGGCCCCCATCTTCACGGTAAAGGACCTGCTGCGGGAACTGAGGATGGGGAAGTGTCAGCCAGCGGTGCGCAGGGACGGTACATTGGTGCCCTTCACACCGGAGGCGGATTAA
- a CDS encoding hydantoinase/oxoprolinase family protein, whose protein sequence is MGMAMSAILGVDVGGTFTDLFLWADGRLLIYKLPSTPHDPAVGVLEGIRQMGERPQQVVHGSTVATNALIERKGARTALITTRGFADLLVIGRQTRPKLYELEPQRPPPLVPPELRLEVQERVGPEGEVLMPLDREEAEAVVRRARALGAQSLAICFLFSFLNPEHERAVAEMARGLGLPTSPSCEVLPEHREFERMSTTVVNAYLAPVVSKYLRSLAQGLRELQVGSLVVMSSAGGVMGAEEAGRLAVRMVASGPAAGVVGALWTAKNAGLQEIITLDMGGTSTDVALCPGHVPYREELLVEGMPIRGSTVDVVSVGAGGGSLARLDEGGALRVGPQSAGADPGPACYGRSLLPTITDAHMVLGHISPDHFLGGRMVVYPRRSRQALSSLARAFGGRIERAAAAVLQVAEANMERALRIVSVERGHDPRHFALVAFGGAGPLHACALAQALGMRRVLVPRHPGVLSALGMVAAGPIKEVMAPIPLLIPPDAASYEDIRQALVSRFQALAAEGRRALLAQGFGLTGLSQEMVLDMRYQGQSYEVQVPVDDLHPSHFLPRFHSLHRRLYAHSDPSRPVEVVNARLRLSLPGPSLSLPTIPAGDEDPSQAFSHWSTLWWGRLLRAPVYLREKLQAYDRLQGPALVVQMDATTLIPPGWEGTVDQQGHLHLQWAST, encoded by the coding sequence ATGGGCATGGCCATGTCCGCCATCCTAGGTGTGGATGTGGGGGGCACCTTCACCGACCTTTTCCTTTGGGCAGACGGTCGCCTCCTGATATACAAGCTGCCTTCCACTCCCCACGACCCAGCGGTGGGGGTCCTGGAAGGCATACGCCAGATGGGGGAGAGGCCCCAGCAGGTGGTGCATGGCTCCACAGTGGCCACCAATGCCCTCATCGAGCGTAAGGGGGCGCGCACAGCCCTCATCACCACTCGGGGGTTCGCCGATCTTCTGGTCATCGGCCGCCAGACCAGGCCCAAGCTCTATGAGCTGGAGCCCCAGCGCCCCCCGCCCTTGGTGCCCCCGGAGCTGCGGCTGGAGGTGCAGGAGCGGGTGGGGCCGGAGGGGGAGGTGCTGATGCCCCTGGACCGAGAAGAGGCGGAGGCAGTGGTGCGGCGGGCCCGGGCCTTGGGCGCCCAGTCCCTGGCCATCTGCTTCCTCTTCTCCTTCCTGAACCCGGAGCACGAGAGGGCCGTGGCCGAGATGGCCCGTGGCCTGGGCCTGCCCACCTCCCCCTCCTGCGAGGTTCTGCCTGAGCACCGCGAGTTCGAGCGCATGTCCACCACCGTGGTCAACGCCTACCTCGCGCCAGTGGTCTCCAAATACCTTCGCTCCCTGGCCCAGGGCCTACGGGAGCTGCAGGTGGGTAGCTTGGTGGTCATGTCCTCGGCGGGAGGGGTCATGGGGGCGGAGGAGGCCGGCCGCCTGGCCGTGCGCATGGTGGCCTCCGGCCCCGCTGCCGGGGTGGTGGGGGCCCTCTGGACAGCCAAAAACGCGGGCCTGCAGGAGATCATCACCTTGGACATGGGAGGGACGTCCACCGACGTCGCCCTCTGCCCTGGCCACGTGCCCTATCGGGAGGAGCTCCTGGTGGAGGGGATGCCTATAAGGGGGAGCACGGTAGACGTGGTCTCCGTAGGGGCGGGAGGAGGCTCCCTGGCCCGCCTGGATGAAGGCGGCGCCCTCCGGGTGGGTCCCCAGAGCGCCGGCGCCGACCCCGGGCCCGCCTGCTATGGCCGCTCCCTCCTGCCTACCATCACCGATGCCCACATGGTGCTGGGCCACATCTCCCCAGACCACTTCCTGGGAGGGCGCATGGTCGTGTACCCCCGACGATCTCGCCAAGCCCTCTCCTCCCTGGCCCGCGCCTTCGGTGGGCGTATAGAGAGGGCGGCGGCAGCCGTCCTGCAAGTGGCCGAGGCCAACATGGAGAGGGCCCTGCGCATCGTATCGGTGGAGAGGGGGCATGACCCCCGCCACTTCGCCCTGGTGGCCTTCGGGGGCGCCGGCCCCTTGCACGCCTGCGCCTTGGCCCAGGCCCTGGGCATGCGCCGCGTCCTGGTTCCCCGCCACCCAGGCGTCCTTTCGGCGTTGGGGATGGTAGCCGCCGGCCCCATTAAGGAGGTGATGGCTCCCATCCCCCTCCTCATCCCCCCCGATGCTGCTTCCTACGAGGACATCCGCCAGGCCCTGGTCAGTCGCTTCCAGGCGCTGGCCGCGGAGGGGCGACGTGCCCTCCTGGCCCAAGGGTTTGGGCTGACGGGGCTCTCCCAAGAGATGGTCCTGGACATGCGCTACCAGGGCCAGTCTTACGAGGTCCAGGTCCCCGTGGACGACCTTCACCCTTCCCACTTCCTCCCCCGCTTCCACTCCTTGCACCGCCGCCTCTATGCCCACAGCGACCCGTCGCGTCCGGTGGAGGTGGTCAACGCACGCCTCCGCCTCTCCCTCCCTGGTCCTAGCCTCTCCCTGCCCACCATACCCGCCGGCGACGAGGACCCTTCTCAGGCTTTCTCCCATTGGAGCACCCTGTGGTGGGGGCGCCTCTTGCGGGCCCCCGTCTACCTGCGGGAGAAGCTACAGGCCTACGACCGCCTTCAGGGGCCTGCCCTGGTGGTGCAGATGGACGCCACCACCCTCATACCGCCAGGGTGGGAGGGCACCGTAGACCAGCAGGGCCACCTCCACCTACAATGGGCCTCGACATGA
- a CDS encoding isochorismatase family cysteine hydrolase has product MAERTVTVPEYQVVPQVDLSPSTTALLIVDMQNDFVKEGGKLVVPTAAATVPVIRGLLERARAAGAMVAYTKDSHLPGDPEFPIWGEHCLRGTWGWEVVEELAPLPGEMVYEKRRYDGFYGTTLDHDLRVRGIDTLVVAGTVANICVLHTAGSAALRWLKVVVPMDGISALTEFDMESALRQIHFLYRGTITTAQGVRFSG; this is encoded by the coding sequence ATGGCGGAGAGGACAGTAACGGTGCCCGAGTATCAGGTGGTGCCCCAGGTGGACCTATCGCCCAGCACCACTGCCCTGCTCATCGTGGACATGCAGAACGATTTCGTAAAAGAAGGGGGGAAGCTGGTGGTGCCCACGGCCGCTGCCACCGTGCCGGTCATCAGAGGCCTATTGGAGCGGGCCCGGGCAGCAGGGGCCATGGTGGCCTATACCAAGGATTCCCACCTGCCAGGTGACCCCGAGTTCCCCATCTGGGGCGAGCACTGCCTACGGGGGACATGGGGATGGGAGGTGGTGGAGGAGTTGGCACCCCTGCCGGGGGAGATGGTATATGAGAAACGGCGATACGATGGCTTCTACGGGACGACCCTAGACCATGACCTGCGGGTGAGGGGCATCGATACGTTGGTGGTGGCAGGGACGGTGGCCAACATCTGCGTCCTGCACACGGCGGGCAGCGCCGCCCTACGTTGGCTTAAGGTGGTGGTCCCCATGGACGGCATCTCCGCCCTCACCGAGTTCGACATGGAGTCCGCCCTGCGCCAGATCCATTTCCTCTATCGGGGCACCATTACCACGGCCCAGGGGGTGCGGTTCAGCGGCTAG
- a CDS encoding hydantoinase B/oxoprolinase family protein yields MSVANALLAAVAEEMGAVLGRTALSPNIKERRDYSCAVFDPQGRLVAQAAHIPVHLGAMPEAVRAVLPLAPFRPGDLIALNDPYLGGTHLPDITLVSPVFHRRSLIGFVASRAHHADVGGMAPGSMPLARDIWQEGIIIPPLRLAAAGRLQKDVLALLLRNVRTPEERRGDLEAQMAAQRIGEERLQELARRLGRNRLLHLMTALQEYAERMTRAAIARIPDGRYSFQDYMDDDGLSDEHLVIQATVTVTGDVMHVDFTGTAPQRPSSINAVAAVTRSAIYYVVRCLLEEGVPANEGCFRPITITLPEGTLVNARPPAAVSAGNVETSQRIVDVVLGALAQALPHLIPAASQGTMNNIAMGGWDHRRGRPFAYYETIGGGAGAGPRGPGLDAVHTHMTNTMNTPIEALEMAYPLRICEYRVRRGSGGPGRHRGGDGIVRTYQFLCPTTVTIISERRRLAPWGLQGGSPGQPGRNTLIRNHGEVVPLPSKCQIDALPGDRLVIETPGGGGWGSL; encoded by the coding sequence ATGTCAGTGGCCAACGCCCTCCTGGCGGCGGTGGCCGAGGAGATGGGGGCCGTGTTGGGGCGAACGGCCCTCTCCCCTAACATCAAGGAGCGGCGCGATTACTCCTGCGCCGTCTTCGACCCCCAGGGAAGGCTGGTGGCCCAGGCTGCCCACATCCCCGTACACCTGGGGGCCATGCCTGAGGCGGTCCGGGCAGTCCTGCCCTTGGCCCCGTTCCGCCCTGGCGACCTCATCGCCCTCAACGACCCTTACCTGGGCGGCACCCACCTGCCAGATATCACCTTGGTCTCCCCCGTGTTTCACCGTCGGAGCCTCATCGGCTTCGTGGCCTCTCGCGCCCACCACGCCGACGTAGGGGGCATGGCCCCAGGCTCCATGCCCCTGGCCAGGGATATATGGCAGGAGGGGATCATCATCCCGCCGCTGCGGCTGGCCGCCGCTGGCCGCCTGCAGAAGGACGTGCTGGCCCTGCTTCTGCGCAACGTCCGCACCCCCGAGGAACGCAGGGGAGACCTGGAGGCGCAAATGGCCGCCCAGCGCATAGGGGAGGAGCGATTGCAAGAGCTGGCTCGCCGCCTAGGGCGAAACCGTCTCCTCCACCTCATGACCGCCCTACAGGAGTACGCCGAGCGGATGACCCGCGCTGCCATCGCCCGCATCCCCGATGGCCGCTACTCCTTCCAGGACTACATGGATGACGATGGCCTAAGCGATGAACACTTGGTCATCCAGGCCACCGTGACGGTGACGGGCGACGTTATGCACGTGGACTTCACAGGCACCGCCCCCCAGCGCCCCTCTTCCATCAACGCCGTAGCGGCCGTCACCCGCTCCGCCATCTACTACGTGGTCCGTTGCCTTTTGGAGGAGGGGGTTCCAGCCAACGAAGGTTGTTTCCGCCCCATCACCATCACCCTGCCGGAAGGGACGCTGGTCAACGCCCGTCCGCCGGCGGCCGTCTCTGCGGGCAACGTGGAGACCTCCCAGCGCATCGTGGACGTGGTCTTGGGCGCCCTGGCCCAAGCCCTGCCCCATCTCATCCCTGCCGCCAGCCAGGGCACCATGAACAACATAGCCATGGGAGGATGGGACCACCGCCGGGGCCGTCCCTTCGCCTATTATGAGACCATCGGGGGTGGAGCAGGGGCCGGGCCCCGTGGGCCGGGCCTGGACGCCGTCCACACTCACATGACCAACACCATGAACACCCCCATCGAGGCCCTGGAGATGGCCTACCCTCTGCGCATCTGCGAGTACCGTGTGCGCAGGGGCTCCGGCGGCCCGGGCCGACACCGCGGCGGCGATGGCATCGTCCGCACCTACCAGTTCCTCTGCCCCACCACTGTCACCATCATCAGCGAGAGGCGCCGCCTGGCCCCCTGGGGCCTGCAGGGTGGCAGCCCAGGCCAGCCAGGCCGTAACACCCTCATCCGCAACCATGGGGAGGTGGTACCCCTGCCCTCCAAGTGCCAGATAGATGCCTTGCCGGGCGACCGCCTGGTCATCGAGACCCCCGGCGGTGGGGGCTGGGGGTCGCTTTGA
- a CDS encoding DUF309 domain-containing protein encodes MGKRAPKGPPPGPEAVKDPQALAAAIRQFNSWRFWECHETLEELWRAEETPLAHFYHGLIKAAAGLHHLVRGNHRGATILLRGAVDLLSSFPPRYMGLDVEGLITGLEGCLAALEGATGPLDLRVIPVIRQVEEAEASPWGPS; translated from the coding sequence ATGGGGAAGCGGGCGCCCAAGGGGCCGCCGCCTGGCCCAGAAGCCGTCAAGGACCCCCAGGCCTTGGCCGCTGCCATCCGCCAGTTCAACTCCTGGCGCTTCTGGGAGTGCCACGAAACCCTAGAGGAGCTGTGGCGGGCTGAGGAGACCCCTCTGGCCCACTTCTACCACGGCCTCATCAAGGCGGCTGCCGGCCTACATCACCTGGTGCGAGGCAACCACCGGGGGGCCACCATCCTCCTTCGGGGAGCCGTAGACCTCCTCTCGTCCTTTCCACCGCGCTATATGGGGCTGGACGTAGAAGGGCTCATCACGGGGCTGGAGGGGTGTTTAGCTGCCCTGGAGGGCGCCACAGGCCCCCTGGACCTGCGAGTCATCCCCGTCATACGTCAGGTGGAGGAGGCCGAGGCCTCACCATGGGGCCCGTCCTGA
- the dut gene encoding dUTP diphosphatase, which yields MGPVLKVKRLRPGARLPVKATEGASGLDLFACLEQGELMVGPRPLLVPTGIAIELPPGYEAQVRPRSGISLQGVMVALGTIDADYRGELLVTMYTLPGLPPYVVRHGDRIAQLVVSRLEPLPVVEVEDLSPTPRGTRGHGSTGR from the coding sequence ATGGGGCCCGTCCTGAAGGTGAAGCGCCTACGCCCCGGTGCCCGCCTGCCCGTCAAGGCCACGGAAGGGGCCAGCGGTCTGGACCTCTTCGCTTGTCTGGAGCAGGGGGAGCTGATGGTGGGGCCTAGGCCCCTCCTGGTGCCCACGGGCATCGCCATTGAGCTGCCCCCTGGCTATGAGGCCCAGGTGCGCCCTCGCTCTGGCATCTCCCTTCAGGGGGTGATGGTGGCCCTAGGGACCATCGATGCCGACTACCGAGGGGAGCTGCTGGTGACCATGTACACCCTGCCTGGGCTCCCGCCCTACGTGGTCCGCCACGGCGACCGCATCGCCCAGCTGGTGGTGAGCCGCCTGGAGCCCTTGCCGGTGGTGGAGGTGGAGGATCTCTCCCCCACCCCTCGGGGCACCAGGGGCCACGGCTCCACCGGCCGCTGA
- the katG gene encoding catalase/peroxidase HPI has protein sequence MLRVWWPEELNLRILYQNPPTLVPTDPDYNYAKAFAQLDYYALKEDLRRLMTQSQEWWPADYGHYGPLFIRLAWHSAGSYRVFDGRGGGLDGSIRFPPRRSWPDNINLDKAIRLLWPIKKKYGNKISWADLIILAGNVALESMGFKTYGFGAGRVDIWEAPEDVDWGPEIEWLGDQRHDAGDGQRELQRPLAATQMGLIYVNPEGPGGNPDPLGAAQEIREIFTRMGMNDEDTVALIAGGHTFGKTHGAANPKQYLGPEPDAAPLEQQGLGWKSSFGTGKGPDTITSGLEGIWTPAPTRWDNKFLELLFKYEYRLEKSPGGAWQWVAVNPEPQDMVPDPYDPDKVHPPVMLTTDLALREDPIYRQIALRFRDDPQLFADSFAKAWFKLTHRDMGPKSRYLGPEVPKEDFVWQDPLPPVDHELVDEDDIAYLKRQILDSGLTIRELVYTAWSAASTFRASDRRGGANGARIRLVPQKDWEVNEPAQLARVLRTLEDIQARFNAAQVGNKRVSLADLIVLGGVAAIEEAARRAGFQVEVPFYPGRTDASQEQTEVEFYNHLEPVADGFRNYVKAGYEDIPTERVLLDKAQLLTLTVPELVVLIGGLRVLGANYGGTSHGVLTERPGVLTNDFFVNLLDMGIEWRPTANPQIYEGYDRATGRLKWTATRVDLVFGSNYQLRAQVEFYAQDDNQEKFVRDFVAAWNKVMNLDRFDLHWW, from the coding sequence ATGCTGCGGGTCTGGTGGCCGGAGGAGCTGAACCTCCGTATCCTGTACCAGAACCCTCCCACCCTTGTTCCTACCGATCCGGACTACAACTACGCCAAGGCCTTCGCCCAGCTAGACTATTACGCCTTGAAAGAGGACCTGCGCCGGCTCATGACCCAATCGCAGGAATGGTGGCCGGCGGACTATGGTCACTATGGCCCCCTATTCATCCGTTTGGCCTGGCACAGCGCTGGCTCCTATCGGGTGTTCGACGGACGGGGTGGTGGTCTGGACGGTAGTATTCGCTTCCCACCGCGCCGCAGCTGGCCGGACAACATCAACTTGGACAAGGCCATACGGCTTCTTTGGCCCATCAAGAAGAAGTACGGCAACAAGATCTCGTGGGCCGACCTCATCATCCTGGCGGGCAATGTGGCCTTGGAGTCCATGGGGTTCAAGACCTACGGGTTTGGGGCCGGACGGGTGGATATCTGGGAGGCGCCGGAAGACGTGGACTGGGGGCCTGAGATAGAGTGGCTCGGCGACCAGCGCCATGACGCTGGGGACGGCCAGAGGGAATTGCAGCGGCCCCTGGCTGCCACCCAGATGGGCCTCATCTACGTCAACCCGGAGGGCCCCGGTGGCAACCCTGACCCCCTGGGAGCGGCCCAAGAGATCCGCGAGATCTTCACTCGCATGGGGATGAACGATGAGGATACTGTGGCCCTCATCGCCGGTGGTCACACCTTCGGCAAGACCCATGGGGCAGCCAACCCTAAGCAGTATCTAGGGCCCGAGCCCGATGCTGCCCCTCTGGAGCAGCAAGGGCTTGGCTGGAAGAGCAGCTTCGGCACCGGCAAGGGGCCCGACACCATCACTAGCGGCTTGGAAGGGATCTGGACCCCCGCCCCCACCAGGTGGGACAACAAGTTCCTGGAGCTGCTGTTCAAGTATGAGTACCGGCTGGAGAAGAGCCCCGGTGGGGCCTGGCAATGGGTGGCGGTGAATCCGGAGCCCCAGGACATGGTGCCTGACCCCTACGACCCTGACAAGGTGCACCCTCCCGTCATGCTCACCACCGACTTGGCCCTCAGGGAAGACCCCATCTATAGGCAGATAGCCCTGCGCTTTCGCGACGACCCCCAGCTCTTCGCTGACAGCTTTGCCAAGGCCTGGTTCAAGCTAACCCATAGGGATATGGGGCCTAAGTCGCGGTACCTAGGGCCTGAGGTCCCCAAGGAGGACTTCGTTTGGCAGGACCCGCTGCCCCCGGTGGACCATGAGCTCGTCGACGAGGACGATATCGCCTACCTGAAGCGCCAGATACTGGACTCGGGGCTCACTATCCGTGAGCTGGTCTATACGGCGTGGTCGGCGGCCTCCACCTTCCGCGCGTCCGACAGGCGGGGTGGTGCCAATGGGGCGCGCATCCGCCTTGTCCCACAGAAGGACTGGGAGGTGAACGAACCGGCGCAGCTGGCTAGGGTGCTGCGAACCCTCGAGGATATCCAGGCCCGCTTCAATGCGGCGCAGGTGGGGAACAAGCGAGTCTCCCTGGCCGACCTTATCGTCCTTGGCGGGGTGGCTGCCATTGAGGAGGCGGCGCGGCGAGCAGGCTTTCAGGTCGAGGTGCCCTTCTACCCCGGCCGCACCGACGCCAGCCAGGAGCAGACGGAGGTGGAGTTCTACAACCACCTGGAGCCAGTAGCCGATGGCTTTCGCAACTACGTCAAGGCGGGTTATGAGGACATCCCCACCGAGAGGGTGCTGCTGGACAAGGCCCAACTCCTGACCCTCACGGTGCCCGAGCTGGTGGTCCTCATCGGTGGCTTGAGGGTCCTTGGGGCCAACTATGGTGGCACCTCTCATGGCGTGCTGACGGAGCGGCCTGGCGTCCTCACTAACGATTTCTTTGTCAACCTGCTGGATATGGGCATTGAGTGGCGGCCCACCGCCAACCCCCAAATCTACGAGGGGTACGATAGGGCTACCGGCAGGCTCAAGTGGACTGCGACGCGTGTCGACCTGGTGTTCGGATCCAATTACCAGCTGCGCGCCCAGGTGGAGTTCTACGCTCAGGACGACAACCAGGAGAAGTTTGTGCGCGACTTTGTGGCCGCCTGGAACAAGGTCATGAACCTGGACCGGTTTGACCTCCACTGGTGGTAA
- a CDS encoding aquaporin — MRVRWAGREVSWAWVPTSVGELINALRPTLGEMVGTLAFVFLAGSLLIHAGDVGKGSAGLLTLALGTAVAYGVLVAALHPVSGGHLNPAVTIGVMAAGRIPPLEALLYVGGQLAGGILGALALDFAYRDVVPEAARRATLAFGDAYTGSWSALFTGGFLEAALTFVLVLVFLGTLVDPRGQRAMGGLAVGLVVLAAMAFAFPLTGAALNVARVMGPAAVASHWTHFAMYWLGLLGGALAGLTYAVILSGREES; from the coding sequence ATGAGGGTGAGATGGGCTGGTCGGGAGGTGAGCTGGGCCTGGGTTCCTACCAGCGTGGGCGAGCTCATAAATGCCCTTCGCCCCACCCTGGGTGAGATGGTAGGCACTTTGGCCTTTGTGTTCCTGGCCGGCTCCCTTCTCATACATGCAGGGGATGTGGGCAAGGGATCGGCGGGGCTGCTGACCCTGGCCCTGGGCACAGCGGTGGCCTATGGGGTGCTGGTGGCGGCCCTGCACCCGGTGTCGGGTGGCCACCTGAACCCGGCGGTGACTATAGGCGTGATGGCGGCAGGAAGGATTCCCCCTCTAGAGGCCCTCCTTTATGTCGGGGGGCAGCTGGCGGGAGGCATCCTAGGGGCCCTGGCCCTGGACTTCGCATATCGGGACGTGGTGCCGGAGGCGGCGCGACGGGCCACCTTGGCCTTCGGCGATGCTTACACCGGCAGCTGGTCGGCCCTCTTCACGGGCGGATTCCTTGAGGCGGCCCTCACCTTCGTGCTGGTGCTGGTGTTCCTAGGGACGCTGGTGGACCCCCGTGGGCAGAGGGCCATGGGCGGCCTGGCGGTGGGGCTGGTGGTGCTGGCCGCTATGGCCTTCGCCTTCCCCCTCACAGGGGCGGCCCTCAACGTGGCCCGGGTGATGGGCCCGGCGGCGGTGGCCAGCCACTGGACCCACTTCGCCATGTACTGGTTGGGGCTTTTGGGGGGCGCCCTGGCAGGCCTCACGTACGCTGTGATTCTATCAGGACGCGAGGAGTCCTAA